A genome region from Solirubrobacter pauli includes the following:
- a CDS encoding N,N-dimethylformamidase beta subunit family domain-containing protein, with amino-acid sequence MAVAAATALLAISPAVSHAACANPVACENAKPGSAPSTWQVTGRGDVTIQGYATRMSVNRGETVVFKIKTPASAYTIDIYRLGYYDGSGARLQAGGIRPTATLPQTQPSCVTTAATGLIDCGNWGVSASWTVPAESVSGVYVAVLRRSDTGGRSHIPFVVRDDARPSDVLVRTSDSTWQAYNVYGGNSLYTCTVACPPGNPLGYKAAFAVSYNRPFDGTLEQDNGGSYLFYAEYQLIRFLERNGFDLSYTSQVDASTDAAGLLDHKVIVSSAHDEYWSGPERTNVEAARDAGVSLTFFSGNEIFWKTRWTASAVDGGANRTLVSYKDTHFNGATDPTTWTGTWRDLRFAPESQGVVPENALTGQLFVVNSGSSDLKVPAAYKGLRLWRHTAIENLGSGATRTLAPGGNTLGYEWDVDVDNGFRPAGSFNLSSTTVGNVESFTDYGSTTKFGTTQTHNLTLYKARSGALVFGAGTIQWSWGLDVTNAWSATGPPAGASPDPVMQQATINLFTDMGATATTLMPTLMAVTRSTDTTAPQSTITSPAPGAELTDGARVTITGTATDVGGVVGGVEVSTDGGSTWRKATGTDTWSYTWNAHGAPSTRIRSRAVDDSGNLETPSAGVTVGVGCPCGLYGPNVTPAIIDQDDANPITVGVRFKSDVDGAITGVRFYKSAANTGTHTGQLWSDSGTLLASGTFTGESASGWQQLTFSTPVSIKAGTVYTASYFAPRGHYSANPNGYYVPGPLGLNQLDAPPLHALSANGGVANGVYAYASSATRPTLTYEAENYGVDVAFVPKLPPGGVTLVNATAGPGSATVSFLAPATGGSPTRYVITPIADGQPQTPTVVDGDPPATAVTVSNLSPTSDYRFTVQASNTSGSGPVSALSNVVRPTAPTVPGVPANVTASGSNGAATVKWQAPADGGRTITSYTVTPYLGAVAKPATTVTGSPAPANAVVDGLVNGSSYTFKVRATNAVGDGADSAASNAVTPSSAPRFVQQVNGRVVNQSTLQLTPGNAVTVGDRIVVMAGVWSLGKAKAFGVTDSAGNTYTMLTRVVASDDTELSVWSAPITAGDGTRPTITVTATGAADIGAAALEYANLSPAAGAGAVDVLKTATGRTTAAGSVTSGATPAVTGDGGLALGFYADSGFSRTLTADPSFTQRVNVSPASDMEFVVEDAAAARGSTPAARVSTGASTTWSMATVVFKAGAPAPPTVAVSPGALSFSGTVGATSPAAKTLAISNAGGGTLSWTASESVGWLSVSPGSGTNAGTVTVTPDVSGLAAGTYTTDVTITAPGATGSPSTVPVTFTVSAPVPPSLQVSPSSLAFSATTGGAAPAAKTLTVANGGGGTLTWTAETNASWLSAAPASGSGGGTITVTPSIAGLDPGTYSGTVTVSAAGATGSPASIPVTLTITAPPPPALAVTPTTLAFAATLGQANPAAKTLAVSNSGSGSLAVTVADDAAWLTATPASGSAPLTVTVTPSITGLAAGTYAANVTVTATTSGATGSPKTIPVTLTVAAAPSNLVGAWGFDETSGTSATDASGRGNTGTVDGATRSTAGRFGGALSFDGVNDRVNVPDANVLDLTTGMTLEAWVRPTTIGGAWRTVLIKEQPSDLIYALYADDTSSRPAAHVFTSADRGIAGPGTMPTNVWTHLAATYDGSALRVFVNGVQAASSSISGSIRTSTGVLRIGGNAVWGEWFSGLIDEVRIYNRALTATELQSDMATPISP; translated from the coding sequence GTGGCGGTCGCCGCAGCCACAGCGCTGCTGGCGATCAGCCCGGCGGTGAGCCACGCCGCCTGCGCGAACCCCGTCGCGTGTGAGAACGCCAAGCCCGGCAGCGCGCCGAGCACCTGGCAGGTGACCGGTCGCGGCGACGTGACGATCCAGGGCTACGCGACGCGGATGAGCGTCAACCGCGGCGAGACGGTCGTCTTCAAGATCAAGACGCCCGCCTCCGCCTACACGATCGACATCTACCGCCTCGGCTACTACGACGGCAGCGGCGCGCGTCTGCAGGCCGGGGGGATCCGGCCGACCGCGACGCTCCCCCAGACCCAGCCCTCGTGCGTGACCACCGCCGCGACCGGGCTGATCGACTGCGGGAACTGGGGCGTGTCGGCGTCGTGGACCGTCCCGGCCGAGTCGGTGTCCGGCGTCTACGTCGCGGTGCTGCGCCGCAGCGACACGGGCGGCCGCAGCCACATCCCGTTCGTCGTGCGTGACGACGCCCGGCCCTCGGACGTGCTCGTGCGCACGTCCGACTCGACCTGGCAGGCCTACAACGTCTACGGCGGCAACAGCCTCTACACGTGCACCGTCGCCTGCCCGCCGGGCAACCCGCTCGGGTACAAGGCCGCGTTCGCGGTGTCCTACAACCGCCCGTTCGACGGCACGCTCGAGCAGGACAACGGCGGGTCGTACCTGTTCTACGCCGAGTACCAGCTGATCCGCTTCCTCGAGCGCAACGGCTTCGACCTGAGCTACACCAGCCAGGTCGACGCGTCGACGGACGCCGCCGGCCTGCTCGACCACAAGGTCATCGTCTCGAGCGCGCACGACGAGTACTGGTCGGGCCCGGAGCGCACCAACGTCGAGGCGGCCCGGGACGCCGGCGTCAGCCTGACGTTCTTCAGCGGCAACGAGATCTTCTGGAAGACGCGGTGGACGGCGAGCGCGGTCGACGGCGGCGCCAACCGGACGCTCGTGTCGTACAAGGACACGCACTTCAACGGGGCCACCGACCCGACGACGTGGACCGGCACGTGGCGCGACCTGCGCTTCGCGCCGGAGTCCCAGGGGGTCGTGCCCGAGAACGCGCTGACCGGCCAGCTGTTCGTGGTCAACTCCGGCTCGTCCGACCTGAAGGTCCCGGCGGCCTACAAGGGCCTGCGGCTCTGGCGGCACACCGCGATCGAGAACCTCGGCAGCGGCGCGACGCGCACGCTCGCCCCCGGTGGGAACACGCTCGGCTACGAGTGGGACGTCGACGTCGACAACGGCTTCCGGCCGGCCGGGTCGTTCAACCTCTCCTCGACGACGGTCGGCAACGTCGAGTCCTTCACCGACTACGGCAGCACGACCAAGTTCGGCACCACGCAGACCCACAACCTGACGCTCTACAAGGCGCGCAGCGGCGCGCTCGTGTTCGGCGCGGGCACGATCCAGTGGTCGTGGGGCCTCGACGTCACGAACGCATGGTCGGCGACCGGACCGCCGGCGGGCGCCAGCCCGGACCCGGTCATGCAGCAGGCCACGATCAACCTGTTCACGGACATGGGCGCGACGGCCACCACGCTGATGCCGACGCTCATGGCCGTCACGCGGTCGACCGACACCACGGCGCCGCAGTCGACCATCACCAGCCCGGCGCCCGGAGCCGAGCTCACGGACGGGGCGCGCGTCACGATCACCGGCACGGCGACCGACGTCGGCGGCGTGGTCGGCGGCGTCGAGGTCTCCACCGACGGCGGCTCGACGTGGCGCAAGGCCACCGGCACCGACACCTGGTCCTACACCTGGAACGCCCACGGCGCCCCGAGCACGCGGATCCGGTCGCGCGCCGTCGACGACAGCGGCAACCTCGAGACGCCGTCCGCCGGCGTGACCGTCGGCGTCGGGTGCCCGTGCGGCCTCTACGGCCCGAACGTCACGCCGGCGATCATCGACCAGGACGACGCGAACCCGATCACCGTCGGGGTGCGCTTCAAGTCCGACGTCGACGGCGCCATCACCGGCGTCCGCTTCTACAAGAGCGCGGCGAACACCGGCACGCACACCGGCCAGCTCTGGAGCGACAGCGGGACCCTGCTCGCCAGCGGCACGTTCACGGGCGAGTCCGCCAGCGGATGGCAGCAGCTGACGTTCTCCACGCCCGTGAGCATCAAGGCGGGGACGGTCTACACCGCGTCGTACTTCGCGCCGCGTGGCCACTACTCCGCGAACCCGAACGGCTACTACGTCCCGGGCCCACTCGGGCTCAACCAGCTCGACGCGCCGCCGCTGCACGCCCTGTCGGCCAACGGCGGCGTCGCGAACGGCGTCTACGCGTACGCGAGCTCGGCGACGCGGCCGACCCTCACGTACGAGGCCGAGAACTACGGGGTCGACGTCGCCTTCGTGCCTAAGCTGCCGCCCGGTGGCGTGACCCTGGTCAACGCGACGGCAGGGCCGGGCTCCGCCACGGTCAGCTTCCTCGCCCCCGCGACCGGCGGCTCCCCCACGCGCTACGTCATCACCCCGATCGCCGACGGCCAGCCGCAGACGCCCACCGTCGTCGACGGCGACCCGCCCGCGACCGCGGTCACGGTGTCCAACCTCTCGCCCACGAGCGACTACCGCTTCACCGTGCAGGCGAGCAACACGAGCGGCTCCGGGCCGGTCTCGGCGCTCTCGAACGTCGTCCGGCCGACCGCCCCGACCGTGCCGGGCGTCCCCGCGAACGTCACCGCATCCGGCTCGAACGGCGCCGCGACCGTCAAGTGGCAGGCACCGGCGGACGGTGGGCGGACGATCACCTCGTACACCGTCACGCCGTACCTGGGTGCCGTGGCCAAGCCCGCCACGACCGTGACGGGCTCGCCCGCGCCGGCGAACGCGGTCGTGGACGGCCTCGTCAACGGCTCCAGCTACACGTTCAAGGTGCGCGCGACCAACGCGGTCGGCGACGGCGCCGACTCGGCCGCGTCGAACGCCGTGACCCCGAGCTCCGCGCCGCGGTTCGTTCAGCAGGTCAACGGACGCGTCGTCAACCAGTCCACGCTCCAGCTGACCCCGGGCAACGCGGTCACCGTGGGCGACCGGATCGTCGTGATGGCGGGCGTCTGGAGCCTCGGCAAGGCGAAGGCGTTCGGCGTCACCGACTCCGCGGGGAACACGTACACGATGCTGACGCGCGTCGTGGCGTCCGACGACACCGAGCTGAGCGTGTGGTCGGCGCCGATCACCGCCGGTGACGGGACCCGACCGACGATCACCGTCACCGCGACGGGCGCGGCGGACATCGGGGCGGCCGCGCTCGAGTACGCGAACCTCTCGCCCGCGGCCGGCGCCGGCGCGGTCGACGTGCTCAAGACCGCGACCGGGCGCACCACCGCCGCCGGCTCCGTGACCTCCGGCGCGACGCCCGCGGTGACCGGCGACGGCGGGCTCGCGCTCGGCTTCTACGCCGACAGCGGGTTCTCGCGCACGCTCACCGCCGACCCGAGCTTCACGCAACGCGTGAACGTCTCGCCCGCGTCGGACATGGAGTTCGTCGTCGAGGACGCGGCGGCCGCGCGCGGCAGCACCCCGGCCGCGCGGGTCTCCACCGGCGCGTCGACGACCTGGTCGATGGCCACGGTCGTGTTCAAGGCGGGCGCGCCCGCACCGCCGACCGTCGCCGTCAGCCCCGGAGCGCTGTCGTTCTCCGGCACCGTCGGCGCGACGAGCCCAGCCGCCAAGACGCTCGCCATCAGCAACGCCGGCGGCGGAACGCTTTCCTGGACGGCGTCCGAGAGCGTCGGCTGGCTGTCCGTCTCCCCCGGCTCGGGCACCAACGCGGGCACGGTCACCGTGACGCCTGACGTCTCCGGTCTCGCCGCCGGGACGTACACGACCGACGTCACGATCACTGCTCCCGGGGCGACCGGGTCGCCGTCGACGGTGCCGGTGACCTTCACCGTCAGCGCGCCGGTGCCACCGTCGCTGCAGGTCTCACCGTCGAGCCTCGCGTTCAGCGCGACCACCGGCGGAGCGGCCCCGGCCGCCAAGACGCTCACCGTGGCCAACGGCGGCGGCGGGACGCTGACCTGGACGGCCGAGACGAACGCCTCGTGGCTGAGCGCCGCGCCGGCGTCCGGCAGCGGAGGCGGCACGATCACGGTCACCCCGTCGATCGCCGGGCTCGACCCGGGCACCTACTCCGGGACGGTGACGGTCTCCGCGGCCGGCGCGACCGGGTCGCCCGCCTCGATCCCGGTCACGTTGACGATCACCGCGCCGCCGCCACCGGCGTTGGCGGTCACCCCCACCACGCTCGCGTTCGCCGCCACCCTCGGCCAGGCCAACCCGGCCGCGAAGACGCTCGCGGTGAGCAACAGCGGCAGCGGCTCGCTCGCCGTGACGGTCGCCGACGACGCGGCCTGGCTCACGGCCACGCCCGCGTCGGGCTCCGCGCCGCTGACCGTCACCGTCACGCCCAGCATCACCGGGCTCGCGGCGGGGACCTACGCGGCGAACGTGACGGTCACGGCGACCACCAGCGGCGCGACGGGTTCACCGAAGACGATCCCCGTCACGCTGACCGTCGCGGCGGCGCCGTCCAACCTCGTCGGCGCCTGGGGATTCGACGAGACGAGCGGGACCTCGGCCACCGACGCCTCCGGGCGGGGCAACACCGGCACGGTCGACGGGGCGACCCGCTCCACCGCGGGTCGCTTCGGTGGCGCGTTGAGCTTCGACGGCGTCAACGACCGCGTCAACGTGCCCGACGCCAACGTGCTGGACCTCACCACCGGCATGACGCTGGAGGCCTGGGTGCGACCGACCACGATCGGCGGCGCCTGGCGGACGGTGCTGATCAAGGAGCAGCCGTCGGACCTGATCTACGCGCTCTACGCCGACGACACCAGCAGCCGCCCGGCCGCGCACGTGTTTACATCGGCCGACCGCGGGATCGCCGGGCCGGGGACGATGCCGACCAACGTGTGGACCCACCTCGCCGCGACCTATGACGGGTCGGCGTTGCGGGTGTTCGTCAACGGCGTGCAGGCCGCGTCGTCGTCGATCTCCGGATCGATCCGCACCTCGACGGGCGTGCTCCGGATCGGCGGCAACGCCGTCTGGGGCGAGTGGTTCAGCGGCCTGATCGACGAGGTGCGGATCTACAACCGGGCGCTCACGGCGACCGAGCTGCAGAGCGACATGGCCACGCCGATCAGCCCGTAG
- the wecB gene encoding non-hydrolyzing UDP-N-acetylglucosamine 2-epimerase — protein MPAVRVLTVVGNRPQFVKAAAVSSRLRAVGEEVLVHTGQHYDDALSRVFFDELELPRPEHHFELGGGTNTEQTARMLSAIAPLLDGVDAVLVYGDTNSTLAGALAAAQAGVPVAHVEAGMRSYDRRMPEELNRVLTDHASTLLLCSSEAAAATLRAEQVVGTVDVVGDVMVDVFELLAPRADTATLDRLGVRSGEYLLATAHRAGNVDDPARLRALVDVLTGMPLPVVLPLHPRTRARLEAAGLLDALDGVVLAPPLGYLEFTALVLGARAVLTDSGGVQKEAYLAGVPCITLRSTTEWRETVDAGWNVLVDLDADAARGALARPLPAERPPLYGDGRAGERVVEALVRMTA, from the coding sequence CTGCCCGCCGTGCGCGTATTGACGGTCGTGGGCAACCGCCCCCAGTTCGTGAAGGCGGCGGCGGTCTCGTCACGGTTGCGGGCCGTGGGCGAGGAGGTGCTGGTGCACACGGGTCAGCACTACGACGACGCGCTCTCGCGCGTCTTCTTCGACGAGCTCGAGCTGCCGCGCCCCGAGCACCACTTCGAGCTCGGCGGCGGCACCAACACCGAGCAGACCGCGAGGATGCTGTCGGCGATCGCGCCGTTGCTCGACGGCGTCGATGCCGTGCTCGTCTACGGGGACACGAACTCGACGCTGGCGGGGGCGCTCGCCGCCGCGCAGGCCGGCGTCCCGGTCGCGCACGTCGAGGCCGGGATGCGGTCGTACGACCGCAGGATGCCCGAGGAGCTCAACCGGGTCCTCACCGACCACGCGTCCACGCTGCTGCTGTGCTCGTCGGAGGCCGCGGCCGCCACGCTGCGGGCCGAGCAGGTGGTGGGCACGGTCGACGTGGTCGGCGACGTGATGGTCGACGTGTTCGAGCTGCTGGCGCCCCGGGCCGACACCGCGACGCTGGACCGCCTCGGCGTCCGCTCGGGCGAGTACCTGCTGGCGACCGCGCACCGCGCCGGCAACGTCGACGATCCCGCGCGCTTGCGTGCCCTGGTCGACGTGCTGACGGGGATGCCGCTGCCGGTCGTGCTTCCACTGCATCCGCGCACTCGCGCGCGGCTGGAGGCCGCCGGGTTGCTCGACGCCCTGGACGGCGTCGTGCTGGCACCGCCGCTCGGCTACCTCGAGTTCACCGCGTTGGTGCTCGGCGCCCGCGCGGTGCTGACCGACAGCGGTGGCGTGCAGAAGGAGGCGTATCTCGCGGGCGTCCCGTGCATCACGCTCCGCTCGACCACCGAGTGGCGCGAGACGGTCGACGCCGGTTGGAACGTGCTCGTCGACCTCGACGCCGACGCGGCGCGGGGCGCGCTGGCCCGCCCCCTTCCGGCCGAGCGCCCACCGCTCTACGGCGACGGCCGCGCGGGTGAGCGCGTCGTCGAGGCCCTCGTCAGGATGACGGCATGA
- a CDS encoding acyltransferase: protein MIHPSAVIYPGTVIGEGVEIQAGAIVGKPPKLARSSTASRAELPALEIGAGAVICAQAIVFAGSVIGENAIVGDQAFVRERVTLGERSVVGRGSTVENDTTIGARVKIQTQVYVTAYMTIEDDVFVGPGVTTTNDDTMGRHDKAYALAGPTLRRACRVGGGATLCPGVTIGEEAFVAAGAVVTKDVPPGTLVMGVPARVARDVPEAERLEHWR from the coding sequence ATGATCCATCCCAGCGCGGTGATCTACCCCGGCACCGTCATCGGTGAAGGCGTCGAGATCCAGGCCGGCGCGATCGTCGGCAAACCCCCGAAGCTCGCGCGCTCCTCCACGGCGTCACGCGCGGAGCTGCCCGCGCTGGAGATCGGCGCGGGCGCCGTGATCTGCGCCCAGGCGATCGTGTTCGCGGGCTCGGTGATCGGCGAGAACGCGATCGTCGGCGATCAGGCGTTCGTGCGCGAGCGGGTGACGCTCGGCGAGCGCTCCGTCGTCGGCCGCGGCTCGACGGTCGAGAACGACACGACGATCGGCGCCCGCGTGAAGATCCAGACGCAGGTCTACGTGACGGCGTACATGACGATCGAGGACGACGTCTTCGTCGGGCCCGGCGTCACCACCACCAACGACGACACGATGGGCCGGCACGACAAGGCGTACGCGCTGGCCGGGCCGACGCTCCGCCGCGCCTGCCGCGTCGGCGGCGGCGCGACGCTCTGCCCGGGCGTGACGATCGGCGAGGAGGCCTTCGTCGCGGCGGGTGCCGTCGTCACCAAGGACGTGCCGCCGGGCACGCTGGTCATGGGCGTTCCGGCGCGCGTCGCCCGGGACGTTCCGGAGGCGGAACGCCTCGAGCACTGGCGCTGA